A DNA window from Trichosurus vulpecula isolate mTriVul1 chromosome 2, mTriVul1.pri, whole genome shotgun sequence contains the following coding sequences:
- the LOC118839546 gene encoding 60S ribosomal protein L14-like, giving the protein MVFKCYVESGQLAYISFGPHASRLVAIVVKLPHSVHQKDVWAAWEKEKINTKWKATRWAKKFEARERKAKMTDFDRYEVMKAKKTRNRIIKREVKKLQKASTQKGSPKKGAAQKALAAKVSTKKIPSKKAEGQKAAPAQKGQKASGQKAPAKKGPAQRGPAQKGPAQKAAAPKAKK; this is encoded by the coding sequence ATGGTATTCAAGTGCTATGTAGAGAGCGGCCAGCTGGCCTACATCTCCTTTGGGCCGCACGCCAGCAGGCTAGTAGCTATTGTGGTCAAGTTGCCACACAGTGTTCATCAGAAGGATGTCTGGGCTgcttgggagaaagaaaagatcaatacAAAGTGGAAAGCCACAAGATGGGCCAAGAAGTTCGAAGCCAGAGAGAGGAAAGCTAAGATGACAGATTTTGACCGTTACGAAGTCATGAAGGCTAAGAAAACGAGAAACAGAATTATCAAGCGTGAAGTGAAGAAGCTCCAGAAGGCATCCACCCAGAAGGGGTCTCCTAAGAAGGGAGCTGCCCAGAAGGCACTTGCCGCAAAGGTCTCTACCAAGAAGATCCCCTCAAAGAAGGCTGAGGGCCAGAAGGCAGCCCCTGCCCAGAAAGGTCAGAAAGCCTCTGGCCAGAAGGCCCCAGCCAAGAAGGGACCTGCCCAGAGAGGACCTGCCCAGAAGGGACCTGCCCAGAAGGCAGCTGCTCCAAAGGCCAAAAAATAA